In Pseudomonas sp. MTM4, one genomic interval encodes:
- a CDS encoding acyl-CoA dehydrogenase family protein codes for MKIGFSAEDEAFRQEVAGWIAEHLRGPFEPLRFRGGPGDEHMFPEERKAWERELAKGGWIGLGWPSACGGRGLSISQQVIFHEEYARAGGPGRMGHIGEGLIGPTLVAFGSDEQRARFLPGILEGREFWCQGYSEPGAGSDLAGVKTRAQLDATRGTWRINGQKVWTSLAHESDWCFVLARTDPDSRGHHGLSFLLVPMDQPGISVQPIQQITGTSEFNEVFFDDAEAEASCMIGAPGEGWKIAMALLGFERGVSTLGQQMQFQNELDEVIRLAKGNGAADDPLIRQRLAQAWAGLRVLRYNSLRMLSGPQDGSLRREATIYKLAWSTWHAELGKLAMDVLGPQAEILEEAPYALSRLQSLFLFTRADTIYGGSNEIQRNIIAERALGMPREPRVQ; via the coding sequence ATGAAGATCGGATTCAGTGCAGAAGACGAAGCCTTCCGTCAGGAAGTTGCCGGCTGGATCGCCGAGCATTTGCGCGGCCCCTTCGAGCCGCTGCGCTTTCGTGGCGGGCCGGGCGACGAGCATATGTTTCCTGAAGAACGCAAAGCCTGGGAACGCGAGCTGGCCAAGGGTGGCTGGATCGGTCTGGGCTGGCCGAGCGCGTGTGGCGGTCGCGGGTTGTCGATCAGCCAGCAGGTAATCTTTCACGAGGAATATGCCCGCGCCGGCGGACCCGGCCGCATGGGGCACATCGGCGAGGGGCTGATCGGCCCGACCCTGGTGGCGTTCGGCAGCGACGAGCAGCGCGCGCGCTTCTTGCCCGGCATCCTCGAAGGCCGCGAGTTCTGGTGCCAGGGTTATTCCGAGCCGGGCGCTGGTTCTGATCTCGCCGGCGTCAAGACCCGCGCGCAGCTCGACGCCACTCGCGGTACCTGGCGGATCAACGGGCAGAAGGTCTGGACTTCGCTGGCCCACGAGTCGGACTGGTGCTTCGTGCTGGCGCGCACCGATCCGGACAGCCGCGGCCATCACGGCCTGTCCTTCCTGCTGGTGCCGATGGATCAGCCCGGCATCAGCGTGCAGCCGATCCAGCAGATTACCGGCACCAGCGAGTTCAACGAGGTGTTCTTCGACGATGCCGAAGCCGAGGCGTCCTGCATGATCGGCGCGCCGGGCGAGGGCTGGAAGATCGCCATGGCGCTGCTGGGCTTCGAGCGTGGCGTGTCCACCCTCGGCCAGCAGATGCAGTTCCAGAACGAGCTGGATGAGGTCATCCGTCTCGCCAAAGGCAACGGCGCCGCCGACGACCCGCTGATCCGCCAGCGCCTGGCCCAGGCCTGGGCGGGTCTCAGGGTGCTGCGCTACAACTCGCTGCGAATGCTCTCCGGCCCGCAGGACGGCAGCCTGCGCCGCGAGGCGACCATCTACAAGCTGGCCTGGTCCACCTGGCATGCCGAGCTGGGCAAGCTGGCAATGGACGTGCTCGGGCCGCAGGCGGAAATCCTCGAGGAAGCGCCCTACGCACTGTCGCGCCTGCAGTCACTGTTCCTGTTCACCCGCGCCGACACCATCTACGGCGGCAGCAACGAGATTCAACGCAACATCATTGCCGAACGCGCGCTAGGCATGCCGCGCGAGCCGAGGGTGCAGTAG
- a CDS encoding NADH:flavin oxidoreductase, translating to MDHDNNTSRSPFSPLRIGPLTLRNCFIKAATNEGMSIGGVPSKQLVRFHESMAAGGTAMTTLAYCSVSPDGRTLPGQIVLQPDSLTHLRVLTDAVHRHGAAASAQITHGGCFTFMPERSTPRPLSASGGFNKIGMLSGMFRKQAMTEADMDQVVREFAQGARLAREAGFDAVEIHMGHGYLLSQFISPLYNKRRDAYGGSLENRLRFPRQVLRAVLDAVGRDMAVLCKYSITEGVKGGNQPEDGVTIARLLEAEGANMLVLSAGMNAESITTMFGSSFPKENRVRPSNPLVAAAMAIQQLRERPVEFRELYLLEHSRRIRQAVKVPLAYLGGVTSLRGVQQVLDEGFDALALGRALIAEPDLVAKFSLGASQQGICTACNRCVAMMYTPGGTSCVLGAPGDPVLNAQAAAS from the coding sequence ATGGACCACGACAACAATACTTCCAGGTCTCCCTTCAGCCCCCTGCGCATCGGCCCGCTGACGCTCAGGAATTGCTTCATCAAGGCCGCGACCAATGAAGGCATGTCCATCGGTGGAGTGCCCAGCAAGCAGCTGGTGCGCTTCCACGAGTCGATGGCGGCTGGCGGCACGGCCATGACCACGCTGGCCTACTGTTCGGTCAGCCCCGACGGGCGAACGCTGCCGGGCCAGATCGTGCTGCAGCCGGACAGCCTGACGCATCTTCGCGTGCTGACCGATGCGGTGCACCGACACGGCGCCGCGGCCTCGGCGCAAATCACCCATGGCGGCTGTTTCACCTTTATGCCCGAGCGTTCGACGCCCCGGCCGTTGTCCGCCAGCGGTGGTTTCAACAAGATCGGCATGCTCAGCGGCATGTTCCGCAAGCAGGCGATGACCGAGGCGGACATGGATCAGGTCGTCCGCGAGTTCGCCCAGGGCGCCCGGCTGGCGCGGGAGGCGGGGTTCGATGCCGTGGAGATCCACATGGGTCACGGCTACCTGCTCAGCCAGTTCATCTCGCCGCTGTACAACAAGCGCCGCGATGCCTACGGCGGCAGCCTGGAGAACCGCCTGCGCTTTCCGCGTCAGGTATTGCGTGCGGTGCTCGATGCGGTGGGCCGGGACATGGCGGTGCTGTGCAAATACAGCATCACCGAGGGGGTGAAGGGCGGTAATCAGCCGGAGGACGGCGTGACCATTGCGCGCCTGCTCGAGGCGGAAGGCGCGAACATGCTGGTGCTCAGCGCTGGCATGAACGCCGAGTCCATCACCACCATGTTCGGTTCGTCGTTTCCCAAGGAAAACCGCGTGCGCCCGAGCAATCCGCTGGTGGCGGCAGCCATGGCGATCCAGCAACTGCGCGAGCGGCCGGTGGAATTTCGCGAGCTGTACCTGCTGGAGCATTCGCGGCGGATCCGTCAGGCCGTCAAGGTGCCGCTGGCCTACCTGGGCGGCGTCACAAGCCTGCGTGGCGTCCAGCAGGTGCTAGACGAGGGCTTCGACGCGCTGGCACTGGGCCGAGCGCTGATCGCCGAGCCGGATCTGGTCGCCAAGTTTTCTTTGGGCGCAAGCCAGCAGGGTATCTGCACGGCGTGCAACCGATGCGTGGCGATGATGTATACGCCCGGCGGTACCAGCTGCGTGCTTGGTGCGCCGGGTGACCCGGTGCTCAATGCCCAGGCGGCGGCTTCCTGA
- a CDS encoding FadD3 family acyl-CoA ligase translates to MTVLTTPSTRADADVRAIQTLPALLFSAAEVHAGRTALEDGERRIDYAELPEHALAITRGLMALGVKAGDRVAIWAPNCIDWVLLALGLLCAGAVLVPLNTRMKGAEAADILSRSRTRLLFVQGQFLGVDYPAMLAPHRPAGLRHVVVLGEAPSAAADFSLDALVAIGSTVSPQAACERAQAVRAEDLSDLLYTSGTTGKPKGVMNAHGQSLRAFGEYARIIGLVPGDRYLIVNPFFHSFGYKAGWLTCLLAGATILPHAVFDAEQIFERVASERITVLPGPPTLYLSMLAHPNLQNTDLGSLRIAVTGASTIPPQLIERIRGELGCEVVTTAYGLTECGGLATICDPAAAAEVIAGTSGQPIPGTEVRIVDADNRPVPPGENGEICLRGFHVMQGYFDDPGATAEAIDAEGWLHTGDVGSLDPSGNLRITGRLKDMFIVGGFNCYPAEIEAALGEHPDVALVAVIGVPDERMGEVGCACVVRKSGAILDAFDLIAWSREHMANYKVPRKVVFFEQLPTNASNKIDKLKLRAELS, encoded by the coding sequence ATGACCGTGCTGACGACCCCTTCGACCCGCGCCGACGCTGACGTCCGCGCCATCCAGACGCTGCCTGCGCTGCTGTTTTCTGCCGCCGAGGTCCATGCGGGGCGCACAGCGCTGGAAGATGGCGAGCGGCGAATCGACTATGCCGAGCTGCCCGAGCACGCTCTGGCTATCACCCGCGGGTTGATGGCGCTCGGTGTGAAGGCGGGCGATCGAGTCGCCATCTGGGCGCCGAACTGCATTGACTGGGTGCTGCTGGCCCTCGGCCTACTATGCGCCGGCGCGGTGCTGGTGCCGCTCAACACCCGCATGAAGGGCGCCGAGGCGGCGGATATCCTGTCGCGTAGCCGTACGCGCCTGCTATTCGTGCAGGGGCAGTTTCTCGGCGTGGACTATCCGGCAATGCTGGCGCCACACCGGCCAGCGGGCCTGCGACATGTAGTGGTGCTGGGCGAAGCCCCGTCGGCTGCGGCGGATTTCAGCCTGGATGCGCTCGTGGCCATCGGCTCGACGGTATCGCCGCAAGCCGCCTGCGAACGCGCCCAGGCGGTGCGCGCGGAAGATCTGTCGGATCTGCTCTATACCTCTGGCACCACCGGCAAACCCAAGGGCGTGATGAATGCCCACGGTCAAAGCCTGCGCGCCTTTGGCGAATACGCCCGGATCATCGGCCTGGTGCCGGGCGACCGTTACCTGATCGTCAATCCGTTCTTCCATTCATTCGGCTACAAAGCCGGCTGGCTGACTTGCCTGCTGGCTGGCGCGACGATCCTGCCGCATGCGGTGTTCGACGCTGAACAGATTTTCGAGCGGGTCGCCAGCGAACGGATCACCGTATTACCCGGCCCGCCGACGCTGTACCTGTCGATGCTGGCGCACCCGAATCTGCAAAACACCGATCTGGGCAGCCTGAGAATTGCCGTTACCGGCGCATCGACCATCCCGCCGCAATTGATCGAGCGCATCCGCGGCGAGCTGGGTTGCGAGGTGGTGACGACCGCCTATGGCCTGACCGAATGCGGCGGGCTGGCGACCATCTGCGACCCGGCCGCTGCCGCGGAAGTCATTGCCGGCACCAGCGGCCAGCCCATCCCCGGTACGGAGGTGCGCATCGTCGACGCCGACAACCGACCGGTACCACCGGGGGAGAACGGCGAAATCTGCTTGCGCGGCTTCCATGTGATGCAGGGCTATTTCGACGACCCCGGCGCCACCGCCGAGGCCATCGACGCGGAGGGCTGGCTGCACACCGGCGACGTCGGCAGCCTGGATCCCAGCGGCAATCTGCGCATCACCGGGCGGCTCAAGGACATGTTCATCGTCGGTGGTTTCAACTGCTATCCGGCCGAGATCGAGGCCGCACTCGGCGAGCATCCGGACGTTGCATTGGTGGCGGTGATCGGCGTTCCCGATGAGCGCATGGGCGAGGTGGGCTGCGCCTGCGTGGTGCGCAAAAGCGGCGCGATACTCGACGCATTTGACCTGATCGCCTGGTCGCGCGAACACATGGCCAACTACAAGGTGCCGCGCAAGGTGGTGTTCTTCGAGCAACTGCCGACCAACGCATCGAACAAGATCGACAAACTGAAGCTGCGCGCCGAACTGTCCTGA
- a CDS encoding ferredoxin--NADP reductase yields the protein MNAPEYITLQVAEVIHETADSCSFVFDVPEALIRRFEYRPGQFLTLRIPHGDDWLPRCYSLSSSPLEDESLRVTVKRVEDGRGSNWLCDRLRPGDSVQVLPPAGVFVPKSLDTDLLLFAGGSGITPVLSILRAALKQGHGRVRLIYANRDEASVIFRDLLRELATFHPRRLQVIHWLDSVQGRPSPEQLAAFAEGFGHAEAFICGPGPFMDGAVTALKAAGLPNQAVHVERFVSLPGEGEQPADVVEHAGATATRLTVELDGERHTIDCEPGELLLAAMRREGLQAPHSCLVGACASCMCTLVEGDVELLANDALDADELKEGWTLACQAIALSSYVHLRFPD from the coding sequence ATGAACGCGCCCGAATACATCACGCTGCAGGTCGCCGAGGTGATCCACGAGACCGCCGACAGCTGCTCCTTCGTCTTCGACGTGCCTGAGGCTCTGATCCGGCGTTTCGAATACCGCCCTGGCCAGTTCCTCACCCTGCGTATTCCCCACGGCGATGATTGGCTGCCGCGCTGCTACTCGCTGTCCAGCTCGCCGCTGGAAGACGAGTCGCTGCGCGTCACCGTCAAACGAGTGGAGGACGGTCGCGGCTCGAACTGGCTATGCGACCGGTTAAGGCCCGGCGACAGCGTTCAGGTGCTGCCGCCGGCCGGTGTGTTCGTGCCCAAATCGCTGGACACCGACCTGCTGCTGTTCGCTGGCGGGAGCGGTATCACACCGGTGCTGTCGATCCTGCGCGCGGCGCTGAAACAGGGGCACGGCCGGGTTCGCCTGATATATGCCAACCGCGACGAGGCGTCGGTGATCTTCCGTGACCTGCTGCGTGAGCTGGCCACCTTCCATCCGCGGCGGTTGCAGGTGATCCACTGGCTGGACAGCGTGCAGGGCCGTCCCTCGCCCGAGCAACTGGCCGCGTTCGCCGAGGGCTTCGGTCACGCCGAGGCGTTCATTTGCGGGCCGGGACCGTTCATGGATGGCGCTGTCACCGCGCTGAAGGCCGCTGGCTTGCCGAACCAGGCGGTACACGTCGAACGGTTCGTCTCGCTGCCGGGCGAGGGCGAGCAGCCCGCCGATGTGGTGGAGCATGCCGGCGCTACCGCGACGCGTCTGACTGTCGAGCTGGACGGCGAGCGCCACACCATCGACTGCGAACCTGGCGAGCTGCTGCTGGCGGCGATGCGCCGGGAAGGGCTGCAAGCGCCGCACTCCTGTCTGGTCGGCGCCTGCGCCTCCTGCATGTGCACCCTGGTGGAGGGTGACGTCGAGCTGCTGGCCAATGATGCCCTGGATGCGGACGAACTGAAGGAAGGCTGGACGCTGGCCTGCCAGGCCATCGCGCTCAGCAGCTACGTCCACCTGCGTTTTCCCGACTGA
- a CDS encoding glucose 1-dehydrogenase, whose product MSARLRDKVTIVTGGASGMGECAVRQFAAEGAQVLLTDLNVEAGRRLAHELGDAVSFVQQDVSDPDGWQALGALVDERYGRLDVLVNNAGILKAGTIEQTTLADWQTLMRVNADSVFLGCQTAVALMKRGGGGSIINLSSIAAIAGKPDFLAYSASKGAISALTRSVAAFGRAHRIRCNSLHPDGVLTPMTRAIYPPGIDPERLTIDTDPMNRACRPEDVANAMVFLASDESRAINGIELRIDSGQFVMSI is encoded by the coding sequence ATGAGTGCACGTTTGCGGGACAAGGTGACGATCGTCACGGGCGGCGCCAGCGGCATGGGCGAATGCGCCGTGCGCCAGTTCGCCGCTGAAGGCGCACAGGTGCTGCTGACTGACCTGAACGTCGAGGCCGGACGTCGTCTGGCTCACGAGTTGGGCGACGCGGTGTCGTTCGTGCAGCAGGACGTCAGCGATCCCGATGGCTGGCAAGCGCTGGGCGCGCTAGTGGATGAGCGCTATGGCCGGCTCGACGTGCTGGTCAATAACGCGGGCATCCTCAAGGCCGGGACGATCGAACAGACCACTCTGGCCGACTGGCAGACGCTGATGCGAGTCAACGCCGATAGCGTATTCCTCGGTTGCCAGACGGCGGTCGCACTGATGAAGCGCGGCGGGGGCGGCTCGATCATCAACCTGTCCTCGATTGCCGCGATTGCCGGCAAGCCCGACTTTCTGGCCTACAGCGCCAGCAAGGGCGCTATCAGTGCACTCACGCGCAGTGTCGCGGCCTTTGGCCGGGCGCACCGCATCCGCTGCAATTCGCTGCATCCGGACGGCGTGCTTACGCCCATGACCCGTGCGATCTACCCACCGGGTATCGATCCGGAGCGGCTGACCATCGACACGGACCCCATGAACCGGGCCTGCCGGCCAGAAGACGTGGCCAATGCCATGGTCTTTCTCGCCTCGGACGAGTCGCGGGCGATCAATGGCATCGAACTGCGCATCGATAGTGGCCAGTTCGTCATGAGTATCTAG
- a CDS encoding FAD-dependent oxidoreductase → MHNNKSHPDTYDVVVVGSGAGAMTAAITAADQGLSVLVVEKAAQYGGTSALSGGGIWIPGNHYFKKIGGKDSYEQAMTYLKAAIGDRVDESRLHAYLTHAPVMIQYLEEQTRVHYTVADKYPDYYQDLPGALKGGRSLDPELFDVSVLGAELENLREASPTTLLMGRIAWTARHAHKAMAKTPGWRLLVLWLMLRYKFDFAWRKKTRRDRRTALGNALVASLRASMLDRNIPLWLNTGFRELIEEDGVVTGVVVERDGQAMAIRARRGVILGAGGFEQNQALRDRYLPQPNNHEWSATPKGGNTGAALEAGQKIGAATDLLDWAWWAPTLQVPGEPQSRGVFAERAFPGAIVVNGQGRRFVNEAAPYLEFVDAMYRDNETSGGKSVPAWVIFDARFRFGYAMGPLMPAQIMPDSRLRKEWLGSVYWKADSLDDLARQIGVDADGLKDTVARVNRFASSGIDEDFARGGNVFDRYYGDSNVKPNPCLAPLDKGPFYAMRMNAGDIGTKGGLLTNANAQVLREDGLPIAGLYAIGNTSASVMGTRYPGAGATLGPAMTFGYIAAHHLSATA, encoded by the coding sequence ATGCATAACAACAAGAGTCATCCAGACACTTACGACGTCGTGGTAGTCGGCTCGGGAGCCGGTGCGATGACGGCAGCGATAACCGCTGCCGACCAGGGGCTGTCGGTGCTGGTAGTGGAAAAGGCCGCGCAGTACGGCGGCACCTCGGCGCTGTCCGGCGGCGGCATCTGGATCCCCGGCAATCACTACTTCAAGAAGATCGGCGGCAAGGACAGCTACGAGCAGGCCATGACCTACCTCAAGGCTGCGATCGGCGACCGGGTCGACGAGTCACGCCTGCATGCCTACCTGACCCACGCCCCGGTGATGATCCAGTACCTGGAGGAGCAGACCCGGGTGCATTACACGGTGGCCGACAAATACCCGGATTATTACCAGGACCTGCCCGGCGCCCTGAAGGGCGGGCGCAGCCTGGACCCGGAACTGTTCGACGTCAGCGTGTTGGGCGCGGAACTGGAAAACCTGCGCGAGGCCTCGCCGACTACGTTGCTGATGGGGCGCATCGCCTGGACCGCGCGGCACGCCCACAAGGCCATGGCCAAGACGCCGGGCTGGCGGCTGCTGGTGCTCTGGCTGATGCTGCGCTACAAGTTCGACTTCGCTTGGCGCAAGAAGACCCGCCGCGACCGCCGCACCGCGCTCGGCAACGCCCTGGTGGCGAGCCTGCGCGCCTCCATGCTCGACCGCAACATTCCCCTGTGGCTGAACACCGGCTTCCGCGAACTGATCGAGGAAGACGGCGTGGTGACGGGCGTGGTCGTCGAGCGCGACGGCCAGGCGATGGCCATCCGCGCGCGGCGCGGGGTGATTCTCGGTGCCGGCGGTTTCGAGCAGAACCAGGCTCTGCGCGACCGATATCTGCCGCAGCCGAACAATCACGAATGGAGCGCCACGCCCAAGGGCGGCAACACCGGAGCGGCATTGGAGGCGGGGCAGAAGATCGGTGCCGCCACCGACCTGCTGGACTGGGCGTGGTGGGCGCCGACGCTACAGGTGCCGGGTGAGCCGCAGTCACGCGGGGTGTTCGCCGAGCGGGCCTTTCCCGGCGCCATCGTGGTCAACGGCCAGGGTCGGCGCTTCGTCAACGAAGCCGCGCCTTATCTGGAATTCGTCGATGCGATGTACCGCGACAACGAGACCAGCGGCGGCAAAAGCGTGCCCGCCTGGGTGATCTTCGATGCCAGGTTCCGCTTCGGCTATGCGATGGGCCCACTGATGCCGGCGCAGATCATGCCGGACAGCCGCCTGCGCAAGGAATGGCTGGGCAGCGTCTACTGGAAGGCCGACAGTCTGGACGATCTGGCCCGCCAAATCGGCGTCGACGCTGACGGGTTGAAAGATACCGTGGCGCGCGTGAACCGCTTCGCCAGCAGCGGTATCGACGAGGACTTCGCTCGCGGCGGCAACGTCTTCGACCGTTACTACGGCGACTCGAACGTCAAACCCAACCCTTGCCTGGCGCCGCTGGACAAGGGGCCGTTCTATGCGATGCGGATGAATGCCGGCGACATCGGCACCAAGGGCGGGCTGCTGACCAACGCGAATGCCCAGGTGCTACGCGAGGACGGCTTGCCAATTGCCGGCCTATACGCCATCGGCAATACCTCAGCGTCGGTCATGGGCACGCGCTATCCGGGCGCCGGCGCCACGCTCGGCCCGGCCATGACCTTCGGCTACATAGCCGCGCACCACCTGTCGGCAACGGCGTGA
- a CDS encoding acyl-CoA dehydrogenase family protein — protein MAATRQKTQQEVDLIERARQMIPVLKARAAQAESQQKVPDETIADLQEAGLFKVLQPKRFGGYEADLRTFAEIQIALAEGCMSTAWIYGVIGVHPWQLARYPLQAQEDVWGSDQSTLMSSTYMPVAKVTPVEGGFRISGRWGFSSGSEHCHWCLLGGIIPADENGEGSEHGTFLVPRSDYRIEHNWDVLGLRGTGSHDIVVEDAFVPAHRVQRTNNSSLEATPGREANPNPLYGIPFAQVFTRAVSTSCLGALQGAINEFRENAARHIGKHGAKTAEDPLAQETVADASLTLDMLRLVLDRNYEQLQEISAGNAFPDVETRLLYRYQSAYVTNTCAEKVSGILRCMAASGLYESNPVARIFRDLHQARGHISNNVAAFARTYGAVQLGLPNPDPYV, from the coding sequence ATGGCAGCCACTCGCCAGAAAACACAACAAGAAGTCGACCTGATCGAGCGCGCGCGGCAAATGATCCCCGTGCTTAAAGCGCGCGCCGCACAAGCGGAAAGCCAGCAGAAGGTGCCGGACGAAACCATCGCCGATCTGCAGGAAGCCGGCCTGTTCAAGGTCCTGCAACCCAAGCGTTTCGGTGGCTACGAGGCCGACCTGCGTACATTTGCGGAAATCCAGATCGCGCTGGCCGAGGGCTGCATGTCGACCGCTTGGATCTACGGCGTCATCGGCGTGCATCCCTGGCAGCTGGCCCGCTATCCGCTCCAGGCGCAGGAAGACGTCTGGGGTTCGGATCAATCCACGCTCATGTCTTCAACTTATATGCCGGTAGCCAAGGTGACGCCTGTGGAGGGCGGCTTTCGCATCAGCGGTCGCTGGGGCTTTTCCAGCGGCAGCGAACACTGCCATTGGTGTCTTTTGGGCGGAATTATCCCGGCCGACGAGAACGGCGAGGGCTCCGAGCACGGCACCTTCCTAGTGCCACGCAGCGACTATCGCATCGAGCACAACTGGGACGTCCTGGGGCTGCGCGGTACCGGTAGTCACGACATCGTCGTGGAGGATGCATTCGTGCCGGCGCACCGCGTTCAGCGCACCAACAATTCAAGCCTCGAAGCGACCCCGGGCCGCGAAGCCAACCCCAACCCGCTGTACGGCATTCCTTTCGCCCAGGTGTTCACCCGCGCTGTTTCCACCTCTTGCTTGGGCGCGCTGCAGGGTGCGATCAACGAGTTCCGTGAAAACGCCGCGCGGCATATCGGCAAGCACGGTGCGAAAACCGCAGAGGACCCGCTCGCCCAGGAAACCGTGGCCGATGCCTCGCTGACCCTGGACATGCTGCGTCTGGTGCTCGATCGCAACTACGAGCAGTTGCAGGAAATCTCCGCCGGTAACGCCTTCCCGGATGTGGAAACCCGCCTGCTGTATCGCTACCAGTCGGCCTACGTGACCAATACCTGCGCCGAGAAGGTCAGCGGCATCCTGCGCTGCATGGCCGCGTCCGGGCTCTATGAGAGCAATCCGGTGGCGCGGATTTTCCGCGACCTGCACCAGGCCCGCGGGCACATCTCCAACAACGTGGCCGCGTTTGCCCGTACCTATGGCGCCGTCCAGCTCGGCCTGCCCAATCCCGACCCCTACGTGTGA
- a CDS encoding amidase: MSKTDPAGEPVLAELEIQPAWPRRGVLKAGALVLGATMLGRFALAGERTTGLTSEQYAGLDAWAMAEAVRSGELTGAELLAAALARCEAVNPQVNAVNMLHEDYARALLNERRAARETGALAGVPLLVKDLSTYLAGTVTSHGSRLFRDGPPSQFTSTLIARYQAAGAVPFGKTATPEFGLTTTTESALWGQTRNPWDLERSAGGSSGGAAAAVAAGIVPAAHATDGGGSIRIPASYCGLVGLKPSRYRTPSGPGRFEGWFGASVAHVVSRTVRDTALFLDAGQGHEAGSPYWTQPLERPFVEAVERDPGRLKIALVSRSLTGATLDPAVAQVLDDTVKLLLGQGHEIEELTLPVDPRELFSAHGKVSATALLASIRDREDMLGRKLNTDELEQITHVVLGNGERVSGLELYRARHAFETISEQMERPFERFDLILSPVTANLPPKLGELRLSQPWESYMQKAMGSASFTVLANVSGQPAISLPLGWSEEGLPVGMMFTARLGGEDLLLRLAGQLEQVRPWSSRRPGLPV; this comes from the coding sequence ATGAGCAAAACCGACCCCGCTGGCGAGCCCGTTCTCGCCGAGCTAGAAATCCAGCCAGCCTGGCCGCGCCGTGGGGTACTCAAAGCCGGCGCGCTGGTTTTGGGCGCCACGATGCTCGGTCGCTTCGCCCTGGCAGGCGAGCGAACCACCGGCCTAACGTCAGAGCAATACGCGGGGCTCGACGCCTGGGCCATGGCCGAGGCGGTGCGTAGCGGTGAGCTGACAGGCGCGGAGCTGTTGGCCGCGGCGCTTGCTCGCTGCGAGGCGGTCAATCCGCAAGTCAACGCCGTGAACATGCTGCATGAGGATTACGCTCGGGCGCTGCTGAACGAACGTCGCGCGGCCCGCGAGACGGGTGCGCTGGCCGGCGTGCCACTGCTGGTGAAAGATCTCAGCACGTATCTGGCTGGCACCGTGACCAGCCATGGCAGTCGACTGTTTCGGGATGGCCCGCCGTCGCAATTCACCAGCACCTTGATCGCGCGTTACCAGGCCGCCGGTGCGGTGCCCTTTGGCAAGACTGCCACCCCTGAGTTCGGGCTGACCACCACCACCGAGTCGGCGCTGTGGGGCCAGACTCGCAACCCTTGGGATCTCGAGCGCAGCGCCGGAGGCTCCTCCGGCGGCGCGGCGGCGGCAGTGGCGGCGGGCATCGTACCGGCGGCCCATGCCACCGACGGCGGCGGCTCGATTCGCATCCCGGCGTCTTATTGCGGCCTGGTCGGCCTGAAGCCCAGCCGTTACCGCACGCCCAGCGGTCCGGGCCGCTTCGAGGGCTGGTTCGGCGCGAGCGTGGCGCACGTGGTTTCGCGCACGGTGCGCGACACGGCGCTGTTTCTCGATGCGGGGCAGGGCCATGAGGCCGGCAGCCCATACTGGACCCAGCCACTGGAGCGCCCCTTCGTCGAGGCGGTGGAGCGCGATCCCGGGCGCCTGAAAATTGCGCTGGTCAGCCGTTCGCTGACCGGTGCGACGCTGGACCCGGCAGTGGCGCAGGTGCTCGACGACACCGTGAAACTCTTGCTCGGCCAGGGTCATGAGATCGAGGAACTGACCCTGCCGGTCGACCCGCGCGAGCTGTTCTCGGCCCATGGCAAGGTGAGCGCCACCGCGCTGCTGGCCAGCATCCGTGACCGCGAAGATATGCTCGGGCGCAAGCTGAACACAGACGAGCTGGAGCAGATCACACATGTCGTGCTGGGCAATGGCGAGCGGGTCAGTGGGCTCGAGCTGTACCGCGCCCGGCACGCGTTCGAGACCATCAGCGAGCAAATGGAGCGCCCGTTCGAACGCTTCGACCTGATTCTTTCGCCAGTCACCGCCAACCTGCCGCCCAAGCTCGGCGAGCTGCGCCTCTCGCAACCCTGGGAAAGCTACATGCAGAAGGCCATGGGCAGCGCCTCCTTCACGGTGCTGGCCAACGTCAGCGGGCAGCCGGCGATCTCGTTGCCGCTCGGCTGGAGCGAGGAGGGGTTGCCGGTGGGGATGATGTTCACCGCGCGCCTGGGTGGCGAGGACCTGCTGCTGCGCCTGGCCGGGCAGCTGGAACAGGTCCGTCCCTGGTCGTCGCGCCGCCCTGGCCTGCCGGTGTGA